Proteins from a genomic interval of Chitinophagales bacterium:
- a CDS encoding DUF4114 domain-containing protein → MKLSTLIVALLFSIVANAQTFQYLGTYNSDGVPDYLLTPDVVDADLLTNIAASLPESFPVPDFNPQYIADSVETDILLTDDADVWVTFIDEGAGYKNVLGFYTYDIANPPTTAPTTENITIIFPNVSKNGSGGGLNTGDKVHLGSFTSGTGIGFVLIADGWDGSTYNDGGNGNNGNGNGNNGNGNGNNGNGNGNGNNGNGNGNGGSTGSTDQGGVTTGNWILYGNPDFNPEETETLRDHIVLLEDDGENLIVFGFEDIRRDYASCDNDFNDAIFYVTANPITAIQTESINSITKVAEDVDGGNDSGLESNGDLASKIAKRNFQRTKTERINYNNTKALQPFDAKTKQQKLGIASATNTKSNSDLIDFIPTHPFENVEAYITTPEDLLGITNAQEVFAVDYFNEDTRMAAMLATSTEGSVYDHTKAICDRLNGGSLDNIRFAYVNGKAFILSTIRKPNGKLEYAISFSVYTNNEGQRVVENHWVIEQYPTGANYQNFQVWSTAPHYTQKIIGDILAAMGQENEVVYANIAPALPAVFVQNGYYQNGTLHLSIRNTNQATSLILKGNKTVTETSERIDFEETVTLSGDEYQTLLIETGGIFDLGFSLQNNHSAQIDVLYTADAPWGLDYVAEGVDITNYEVLAHTPTDVIEEKTLVLERGINLEGSVKNYISVFKMLKTANQSLDLSAFNALQFAASGRGTVEITLTKAGIEAWADQFRTHIELTETTSDYELAFTGFQNANGAILEDVTDVVSVVFSVKGNGTDFEDFALNISNLQFSDVFSTSIEETELTAIQQSLQIYPNPFENQATIRFNMPEASNVWMQIFNMNGQMVHQQNTTAFAGENQLTFNGNRLASGMYLCVVQFEGGQVQAKMIVK, encoded by the coding sequence ATGAAATTATCCACCCTCATTGTAGCCCTTTTGTTCAGCATTGTAGCCAATGCACAAACATTTCAATACTTAGGTACTTACAACAGTGACGGGGTTCCTGATTACTTGCTGACACCAGATGTCGTAGATGCAGATTTGCTCACCAACATTGCAGCCTCCCTACCTGAAAGTTTTCCTGTGCCTGACTTCAATCCGCAATACATTGCAGACAGCGTAGAAACAGACATTCTTTTGACCGATGATGCAGATGTGTGGGTGACATTCATAGACGAAGGCGCAGGTTACAAAAATGTATTGGGATTCTATACTTATGATATAGCCAATCCCCCAACAACTGCTCCAACTACCGAAAACATCACCATCATTTTTCCAAACGTATCCAAAAACGGAAGCGGCGGGGGACTCAATACTGGCGACAAGGTGCATCTTGGCAGTTTTACATCAGGTACCGGCATTGGTTTTGTGTTGATCGCCGATGGATGGGATGGAAGCACCTATAACGATGGAGGAAATGGAAACAACGGCAACGGAAACGGAAACAATGGAAATGGCAATGGGAACAATGGAAATGGCAACGGGAATGGAAACAACGGGAATGGTAATGGAAACGGCGGAAGTACCGGAAGTACCGACCAAGGAGGTGTAACCACAGGTAATTGGATTTTATACGGCAATCCAGACTTCAATCCAGAAGAAACCGAAACCCTTCGTGACCACATCGTGCTATTGGAAGACGATGGCGAAAACTTAATCGTATTTGGATTTGAAGACATTCGCCGAGACTATGCAAGTTGTGACAACGACTTCAACGATGCCATTTTTTATGTAACCGCCAATCCAATCACAGCCATTCAAACAGAAAGTATCAATTCCATCACCAAGGTAGCAGAAGATGTAGATGGCGGAAATGACAGTGGATTGGAAAGCAATGGGGACTTGGCTTCAAAAATTGCCAAACGCAACTTCCAACGGACCAAAACGGAGCGCATCAACTACAACAACACCAAAGCATTGCAGCCTTTCGATGCAAAAACCAAACAACAAAAACTCGGCATTGCTTCGGCAACAAACACCAAAAGCAATTCTGACCTCATAGATTTCATTCCCACCCATCCTTTTGAAAATGTAGAAGCCTACATCACCACCCCAGAAGATTTGTTGGGAATCACCAATGCACAAGAAGTATTTGCAGTGGACTACTTCAATGAAGATACACGTATGGCAGCAATGCTTGCCACAAGCACCGAAGGCAGCGTCTATGACCACACCAAAGCCATCTGTGACCGATTGAACGGCGGTAGCCTGGACAATATCCGTTTTGCGTATGTAAACGGCAAAGCGTTCATTCTATCTACCATCCGCAAGCCAAACGGCAAACTCGAATATGCCATTTCATTTTCCGTTTACACCAACAACGAAGGCCAACGAGTAGTCGAAAACCACTGGGTCATCGAACAATACCCAACAGGTGCTAACTATCAAAACTTTCAAGTTTGGTCCACTGCTCCACATTACACCCAAAAAATCATTGGCGATATTTTGGCAGCAATGGGTCAAGAAAATGAAGTGGTTTATGCAAACATAGCACCAGCATTACCTGCCGTTTTTGTGCAGAATGGTTACTACCAAAACGGAACACTTCACCTCAGCATCCGCAATACCAACCAAGCGACTTCTCTTATTTTGAAGGGAAATAAAACCGTCACTGAGACCAGCGAACGCATCGACTTTGAAGAAACCGTCACCTTGTCTGGCGATGAATACCAAACCCTTCTTATCGAGACAGGCGGTATTTTTGACTTAGGTTTTTCACTTCAAAACAATCACAGCGCACAAATTGACGTACTTTATACCGCCGATGCACCGTGGGGATTGGACTATGTAGCCGAAGGAGTTGACATCACCAACTACGAAGTATTGGCGCACACACCAACTGATGTTATCGAAGAAAAAACTTTGGTTTTGGAACGTGGAATCAACTTAGAAGGAAGCGTAAAAAACTACATTTCGGTTTTCAAAATGCTCAAAACTGCCAATCAAAGCCTCGATTTGAGTGCCTTCAATGCCCTTCAATTTGCGGCAAGCGGTAGGGGAACAGTGGAAATCACCTTGACCAAAGCAGGCATTGAAGCATGGGCAGACCAATTCAGAACCCACATCGAACTGACCGAAACAACTTCTGACTACGAACTTGCTTTCACAGGCTTTCAAAATGCAAATGGAGCTATTTTAGAAGATGTGACAGATGTTGTTTCAGTCGTGTTCAGCGTCAAAGGCAACGGCACTGATTTCGAAGATTTTGCATTGAATATTAGCAATCTACAATTCTCAGATGTATTCTCGACTTCCATTGAAGAAACAGAACTAACTGCCATTCAACAATCTCTTCAAATCTATCCGAATCCGTTTGAAAACCAAGCCACCATTCGCTTCAATATGCCAGAAGCCAGCAATGTGTGGATGCAAATTTTCAATATGAACGGACAGATGGTTCACCAACAAAACACAACTGCTTTTGCAGGAGAAAACCAATTGACCTTCAATGGCAATCGCCTTGCATCGGGAATGTACTTGTGTGTCGTTCAGTTTGAAGGAGGACAAGTACAGGCGAAAATGATAGTCAAATAG